A DNA window from Nerophis lumbriciformis linkage group LG33, RoL_Nlum_v2.1, whole genome shotgun sequence contains the following coding sequences:
- the LOC133575543 gene encoding uncharacterized protein isoform X1 has protein sequence MCIISLSLSIFTSFLSIFTSILSFSLHLYLHSLLFPPSLPQFSPFFCIFAFFSLIFPFIVSFSLNLYLHYLLLSPYLPFILTFSLHLYLHSLLFPPSLPQFSPFFCIFAFFSLIFPFIVSFSLNLYLHYLLLSPYLPFILTFSLHLYLHSLLFSLSLPTFSPFFLSLPPFCPFISIFTLIVSFSLHLYLYSLSFTPSSLHVILHSHVTSCAELPEVFLLQKTPSSPVTCMATGFYPDLADLFWRKDGEQIFEDVEHGELLPNHDGTFQMSVELKVEVTAEVEGKYECVFQLSGVKEDLVTKLERRSILSNASHEGNVSVTATLAVLAVVVLLAAGVFIIIFIIKRRRSRQGEGHKCFLFQEDAKKSLPSFMRCEFHLLSLSFQPNTIQLVSKTSSLSWKP, from the exons atgtgcattatctctctttctctctccatctttacctcctttctctccatctttacctccattctctctttttctctccatctttaccttcattctctccttttccctccatctttacctcaattttctccttttttctgcaTCTTTGCCTTCTTTTCTCTCATCTTTCCCTTCATTGTCTCCTTTTCTCTCAATCTTTACCTACATTATCTCCTTTTATCACCATATTTACcttttattctcaccttttctctccatctttaccttcattctctccttttccctccatctttacctcaattttctccttttttctgcaTCTTTGCCTTCTTTTCTCTCATCTTTCCCTTCATTGTCTCCTTTTCTCTCAATCTTTACCTACATTATCTCCTTTTATCACCATATTTACcttttattctcaccttttctctccatctttaccttcattctctccttttctctctctctttacctacattttctcctttttttctatctttacctccattttgtccatttatctctatctttaccttaattgtctccttttctctccatctttacctttatTCTCTCTCTTTCACTCCATCTTCTCTCCACGTCATCCTCCATTcacacgtcacttcctgtgcagagcttccagaggtgttcctcctccagaagacgccatcctctccggtcacctgcatggcgacaggtttctaccccgacCTAGCCGACttgttttggaggaaagacggcgagcagatcttcgaggacgtggagcacggagagctgctccccaaccacgacggaaccttccagatgtcggtggagctgaaagtggaggtgacggccgaggtggagggcaagtacgaatgtgtgttccagctgtctggcgtcaaggaggacctggtcaccaagctggagagaagaagcatcctgagcaacgcaagccatgaag gCAACGTGAGCGTCACTGCCACGCTGGCGGTCCTCGCTGTGGTGGTCCTCCTGGCGGCCGGcgtcttcatcatcatcttcatcatcaagcGTCGCCGAAGCAGACAAGGTGAGGGACACAAATGTTTTCTCTTTCAGGAAGACGCGAAAAAGTCTCTGCCTTCATTCATGAGATGTGAATTTCACCTGCTTTCTCTTTCATTTCAGCCGAATACGATCCAGCTGGTAAGTAAAACATCTTCTCTTTCTTGGAAACCATAA